One Manihot esculenta cultivar AM560-2 chromosome 18, M.esculenta_v8, whole genome shotgun sequence genomic window carries:
- the LOC110606368 gene encoding disease resistance protein RPM1 isoform X8, translating into MASVAVDHVIGTIMSALQEEATLLVGIKDELEEISKELVSMRSFLQDAERNKVMSKGEETWVAEVRDTAHQIEDLIDEYMYYMYRKQYSTVAHRIFLTPKSLLEKRRIASKLQQINKNIIGMDERRKRFGNDHVEGSNAHCDLTLYPRDSAVFMKEDDVVGFVDESRLLKTWLIDGEKHLTLISVVGMGGSGKTTLVAKTCNNETAKSYFDCYAWVTVSQTYARDDLLRKLIKECHESGKARVPNDLGTKDFKDLVEYLIGYLKHKKYLVILDDVWDISLWENIKASLPNNEFGSRIIFTTRNEDVGSFSSNVRSHMLTIKPLKNEEAWDLFCKKAFFSNPDKSCPEELKPLALELVGKCDGLPLAIVALGGVMSSKKSTSEWSSVWDNLNWQLNSNPRLEIVKSILLLSFNYLPSPLKYCFLYCCLFPEDYKIRRQRLIRLWIAEGFIQNVDRTTPNEVAESYFMELTLRSMLQVGSRNACGRPRACQMHDLLREIGISMLEREKFGVVYDGKIKIKECQLHQARRLSIQTTNGDLQSYGNMRRLRSLLVFVDSSVSFSSTSLPNLKLMRSLDLENVAINILPEGLGTLLNLRYLNLRGTQVQKLPKSIGKLRNLESLDITNTKVKELPSEVAELQNLYHLIMWSKGIANNLGDFLYLNGLQVPFKISKLKKLQVLYYIEAKGDIIRQLGSMTQLRRMGISNLREADEHDLCSSILNLKLIRTLRLYVNNEAEFLRMDALETPPPQLQKLGLHGKLERVPHWFCSLQNLTSLGLLGSSLEEDQLPHVAALPNLGRVTLINSFVGENLHFYSGFAKLKELYLFKFRQLKGIIIEKGAMPDIQKLWIDSCFALDAVPRGRVLFLNSDSSGGNGSRDGESFVLSQYLQ; encoded by the exons ATGGCCTCAGTTGCAGTTGATCATGTGATTGGCACAATAATGTCTGCTCTTCAAGAGGAAGCAACATTGTTAGTAGGTATCAAAGATGAACTTGAGGAAATCAGCAAAGAACTTGTAAGCATGAGATCTTTTCTACAAGATGCTGAGAGAAACAAAGTCATGTCAAAAGGAGAGGAGACATGGGTTGCAGAGGTGAGGGACACTGCACACCAAATAGAAGACCTCATTGATGAGTACATGTATTACATGTATCGGAAACAATATTCAACAGTCGCCCATCGAATTTTTCTTACTCCAAAATCTCTTTTGGAGAAGCGTAGGATTGCCTCTAAGCTACAACAGATCAATAAAAACATCATAGGGATGGATGAGAGGAGAAAAAGATTTGGAAATGATCATGTAGAAGGTTCCAATGCTCACTGCGATTTGACATTATACCCAAGGGATTCAGCGGTTTTTATGAAAGAAGATGATGTTGTAGGGTTTGTAGATGAAAGCCGATTGTTGAAAACATGGTTAATAGATGGCGAAAAGCATTTAACTCTCATTTCAGTGGTTGGAATGGGAGGATCTGGTAAGACAACTCTAGTTGCCAAGACCTGCAACAATGAAACTGCAAAGTCCTATTTTGATTGCTATGCGTGGGTTACTGTCTCTCAGACATATGCGAGAGATGATTTACTCAGGAAGTTAATCAAAGAATGCCATGAATCAGGGAAGGCACGAGTTCCTAATGATTTGGGTACAAAGGACTTCAAAGACCTCGTAGAATATCTTATTGGTTATTTGAAGCATAAAAAATACCTAGTTATCTTGGATGATGTGTGGGATATAAGCTTATGGGAGAACATAAAGGCATCACTTCCAAATAATGAGTTTGGAAGTCGGATTATATTTACAACTCGAAATGAAGATGTGGGATCTTTTTCTTCCAATGTTAGAAGTCACATGCTTACTATTAAACCGCTGAAGAATGAAGAAGCATGGGATCTTTTTTGCAAGAAAGCATTTTTCAGCAATCCTGATAAATCTTGTCCAGAAGAACTTAAACCTCTAGCATTAGAACTGGTGGGAAAATGTGATGGACTACCTCTTGCAATTGTGGCTTTAGGTGGTGTCATGTCTTCCAAAAAGTCAACAAGTGAGTGGAGTAGTGTTTGGGACAACTTGAATTGGCAACTGAACAGTAATCCAAGGCTAGAAATAGTCAAGAGCATTTTGCTACTTAGTTTCAATTACTTGCCATCTCCATTAAAGTATTGTTTCTTGTATTGTTGCCTCTTCCCAGAAGACTATAAAATTCGACGACAAAGGCTCATTAGACTATGGATAGCGGAAGGATTTATTCAGAATGTTGACAGGACTACACCAAATGAAGTTGCAGAAAGTTATTTCATGGAACTCACACTTCGGAGCATGCTTCAAGTTGGAAGCAGAAATGCATGTGGGAGACCAAGAGCTTGCCAGATGCATGATCTTTTGCGTGAAATTGGTATATCAATGTTGGAGAGAGAGAAGTTTGGTGTAGTATATGATggaaaaataaagattaaagaaTGCCAACTTCATCAAGCTCGTCGCTTGTCTATTCAAACAACTAATGGAGACCTTCAGTCATATGGCAATATGAGACGTCTTCGTTCACTACTTGTATTTGTGGATAGTTCTGTGTCTTTCTCGAGCACATCGTTGCCAAATTTGAAGTTAATGAGGTCTTTAGATTTGGAAAATGTCGCGATTAATATCTTACCAGAAGGATTGGGGACTCTATTGAACTTAAGGTACTTGAACTTGAGAGGAACCCAGGTGCAAAAGCTTCCCAAATCTATTGGAAAACTGAGAAACCTTGAGAGTTTAGACATCACGAATACAAAAGTAAAAGAACTTCCGAGTGAAGTAGCTGAGTTACAGAACTTGTATCATCTGATTATGTGGAGCAAGGGGATTGCAAATAACTTGGGAGATTTTTTGTATCTCAATGGACTGCAAGTACCATTTAAAATTAGCAAATTGAAGAAATTGCAAGTCTTGTATTATATTGAAGCCAAAGGTGACATAATAAGACAACTTGGGAGTATGACCCAACTGAGGAGAATGGGCATTTCAAATTTGAGAGAAGCGGATGAGCATGACTTGTGCTCTTCAATCCTGAACTTGAAACTAATACGCACCTTGCGTCTCTATGTGAATAATGAAGCAGAGTTCCTTCGAATGGATGCACTGGAAACACCCCCACCCCAACTTCAAAAGCTTGGTTTGCATGGGAAACTAGAAAGGGTGCCACATTGGTTTTGCTCGCTTCAAAACCTAACATCATTAGGATTGCTTGGGTCTAGCTTGGAGGAAGATCAACTCCCTCATGTTGCAGCGCTACCCAATTTGGGACGCGTTACTCTAATTAATTCCTTCGTCGGAGAAAATCTACATTTCTACAGTGGATTTGCTAAGCTTAAAGAGTTATACTTGTTTAAGTTCCGTCAACTGAAAGGAATTATTATAGAGAAGGGGGCTATGCCAGATATCCAGAAATTGTGGATTGATTCCTGCTTTGCGTTGGATGCAGTGCCTCGAG GCCGAGTACTCTTCCTCAACAGTGACAGCAGTGGTGGTAACGGTAGCAGAGATGGAGAATCCTTTGTTTTATCACAATACCTTCAA TGA
- the LOC110606368 gene encoding disease resistance protein RPM1 isoform X4 has product MASVAVDHVIGTIMSALQEEATLLVGIKDELEEISKELVSMRSFLQDAERNKVMSKGEETWVAEVRDTAHQIEDLIDEYMYYMYRKQYSTVAHRIFLTPKSLLEKRRIASKLQQINKNIIGMDERRKRFGNDHVEGSNAHCDLTLYPRDSAVFMKEDDVVGFVDESRLLKTWLIDGEKHLTLISVVGMGGSGKTTLVAKTCNNETAKSYFDCYAWVTVSQTYARDDLLRKLIKECHESGKARVPNDLGTKDFKDLVEYLIGYLKHKKYLVILDDVWDISLWENIKASLPNNEFGSRIIFTTRNEDVGSFSSNVRSHMLTIKPLKNEEAWDLFCKKAFFSNPDKSCPEELKPLALELVGKCDGLPLAIVALGGVMSSKKSTSEWSSVWDNLNWQLNSNPRLEIVKSILLLSFNYLPSPLKYCFLYCCLFPEDYKIRRQRLIRLWIAEGFIQNVDRTTPNEVAESYFMELTLRSMLQVGSRNACGRPRACQMHDLLREIGISMLEREKFGVVYDGKIKIKECQLHQARRLSIQTTNGDLQSYGNMRRLRSLLVFVDSSVSFSSTSLPNLKLMRSLDLENVAINILPEGLGTLLNLRYLNLRGTQVQKLPKSIGKLRNLESLDITNTKVKELPSEVAELQNLYHLIMWSKGIANNLGDFLYLNGLQVPFKISKLKKLQVLYYIEAKGDIIRQLGSMTQLRRMGISNLREADEHDLCSSILNLKLIRTLRLYVNNEAEFLRMDALETPPPQLQKLGLHGKLERVPHWFCSLQNLTSLGLLGSSLEEDQLPHVAALPNLGRVTLINSFVGENLHFYSGFAKLKELYLFKFRQLKGIIIEKGAMPDIQKLWIDSCFALDAVPRGIEFLTNLQTMWLTNFSSSLIDMKSIDRSKLQHIPNVNIIDTIGRVLFLNSDSSGGNGSRDGESFVLSQYLQ; this is encoded by the exons ATGGCCTCAGTTGCAGTTGATCATGTGATTGGCACAATAATGTCTGCTCTTCAAGAGGAAGCAACATTGTTAGTAGGTATCAAAGATGAACTTGAGGAAATCAGCAAAGAACTTGTAAGCATGAGATCTTTTCTACAAGATGCTGAGAGAAACAAAGTCATGTCAAAAGGAGAGGAGACATGGGTTGCAGAGGTGAGGGACACTGCACACCAAATAGAAGACCTCATTGATGAGTACATGTATTACATGTATCGGAAACAATATTCAACAGTCGCCCATCGAATTTTTCTTACTCCAAAATCTCTTTTGGAGAAGCGTAGGATTGCCTCTAAGCTACAACAGATCAATAAAAACATCATAGGGATGGATGAGAGGAGAAAAAGATTTGGAAATGATCATGTAGAAGGTTCCAATGCTCACTGCGATTTGACATTATACCCAAGGGATTCAGCGGTTTTTATGAAAGAAGATGATGTTGTAGGGTTTGTAGATGAAAGCCGATTGTTGAAAACATGGTTAATAGATGGCGAAAAGCATTTAACTCTCATTTCAGTGGTTGGAATGGGAGGATCTGGTAAGACAACTCTAGTTGCCAAGACCTGCAACAATGAAACTGCAAAGTCCTATTTTGATTGCTATGCGTGGGTTACTGTCTCTCAGACATATGCGAGAGATGATTTACTCAGGAAGTTAATCAAAGAATGCCATGAATCAGGGAAGGCACGAGTTCCTAATGATTTGGGTACAAAGGACTTCAAAGACCTCGTAGAATATCTTATTGGTTATTTGAAGCATAAAAAATACCTAGTTATCTTGGATGATGTGTGGGATATAAGCTTATGGGAGAACATAAAGGCATCACTTCCAAATAATGAGTTTGGAAGTCGGATTATATTTACAACTCGAAATGAAGATGTGGGATCTTTTTCTTCCAATGTTAGAAGTCACATGCTTACTATTAAACCGCTGAAGAATGAAGAAGCATGGGATCTTTTTTGCAAGAAAGCATTTTTCAGCAATCCTGATAAATCTTGTCCAGAAGAACTTAAACCTCTAGCATTAGAACTGGTGGGAAAATGTGATGGACTACCTCTTGCAATTGTGGCTTTAGGTGGTGTCATGTCTTCCAAAAAGTCAACAAGTGAGTGGAGTAGTGTTTGGGACAACTTGAATTGGCAACTGAACAGTAATCCAAGGCTAGAAATAGTCAAGAGCATTTTGCTACTTAGTTTCAATTACTTGCCATCTCCATTAAAGTATTGTTTCTTGTATTGTTGCCTCTTCCCAGAAGACTATAAAATTCGACGACAAAGGCTCATTAGACTATGGATAGCGGAAGGATTTATTCAGAATGTTGACAGGACTACACCAAATGAAGTTGCAGAAAGTTATTTCATGGAACTCACACTTCGGAGCATGCTTCAAGTTGGAAGCAGAAATGCATGTGGGAGACCAAGAGCTTGCCAGATGCATGATCTTTTGCGTGAAATTGGTATATCAATGTTGGAGAGAGAGAAGTTTGGTGTAGTATATGATggaaaaataaagattaaagaaTGCCAACTTCATCAAGCTCGTCGCTTGTCTATTCAAACAACTAATGGAGACCTTCAGTCATATGGCAATATGAGACGTCTTCGTTCACTACTTGTATTTGTGGATAGTTCTGTGTCTTTCTCGAGCACATCGTTGCCAAATTTGAAGTTAATGAGGTCTTTAGATTTGGAAAATGTCGCGATTAATATCTTACCAGAAGGATTGGGGACTCTATTGAACTTAAGGTACTTGAACTTGAGAGGAACCCAGGTGCAAAAGCTTCCCAAATCTATTGGAAAACTGAGAAACCTTGAGAGTTTAGACATCACGAATACAAAAGTAAAAGAACTTCCGAGTGAAGTAGCTGAGTTACAGAACTTGTATCATCTGATTATGTGGAGCAAGGGGATTGCAAATAACTTGGGAGATTTTTTGTATCTCAATGGACTGCAAGTACCATTTAAAATTAGCAAATTGAAGAAATTGCAAGTCTTGTATTATATTGAAGCCAAAGGTGACATAATAAGACAACTTGGGAGTATGACCCAACTGAGGAGAATGGGCATTTCAAATTTGAGAGAAGCGGATGAGCATGACTTGTGCTCTTCAATCCTGAACTTGAAACTAATACGCACCTTGCGTCTCTATGTGAATAATGAAGCAGAGTTCCTTCGAATGGATGCACTGGAAACACCCCCACCCCAACTTCAAAAGCTTGGTTTGCATGGGAAACTAGAAAGGGTGCCACATTGGTTTTGCTCGCTTCAAAACCTAACATCATTAGGATTGCTTGGGTCTAGCTTGGAGGAAGATCAACTCCCTCATGTTGCAGCGCTACCCAATTTGGGACGCGTTACTCTAATTAATTCCTTCGTCGGAGAAAATCTACATTTCTACAGTGGATTTGCTAAGCTTAAAGAGTTATACTTGTTTAAGTTCCGTCAACTGAAAGGAATTATTATAGAGAAGGGGGCTATGCCAGATATCCAGAAATTGTGGATTGATTCCTGCTTTGCGTTGGATGCAGTGCCTCGAGGTATCGAATTCCTAACCAATCTTCAAACTATGTGGTTAACAAACTTTTCTTCAAGTCTTATAGATATGAAAAGTATAGATCGTTCAAAGTTGCAGCACATCCCAAATGTCAATATCATTGATACTATAG GCCGAGTACTCTTCCTCAACAGTGACAGCAGTGGTGGTAACGGTAGCAGAGATGGAGAATCCTTTGTTTTATCACAATACCTTCAA TGA
- the LOC110606368 gene encoding disease resistance protein RPM1 isoform X6, protein MASVAVDHVIGTIMSALQEEATLLVGIKDELEEISKELVSMRSFLQDAERNKVMSKGEETWVAEVRDTAHQIEDLIDEYMYYMYRKQYSTVAHRIFLTPKSLLEKRRIASKLQQINKNIIGMDERRKRFGNDHVEGSNAHCDLTLYPRDSAVFMKEDDVVGFVDESRLLKTWLIDGEKHLTLISVVGMGGSGKTTLVAKTCNNETAKSYFDCYAWVTVSQTYARDDLLRKLIKECHESGKARVPNDLGTKDFKDLVEYLIGYLKHKKYLVILDDVWDISLWENIKASLPNNEFGSRIIFTTRNEDVGSFSSNVRSHMLTIKPLKNEEAWDLFCKKAFFSNPDKSCPEELKPLALELVGKCDGLPLAIVALGGVMSSKKSTSEWSSVWDNLNWQLNSNPRLEIVKSILLLSFNYLPSPLKYCFLYCCLFPEDYKIRRQRLIRLWIAEGFIQNVDRTTPNEVAESYFMELTLRSMLQVGSRNACGRPRACQMHDLLREIGISMLEREKFGVVYDGKIKIKECQLHQARRLSIQTTNGDLQSYGNMRRLRSLLVFVDSSVSFSSTSLPNLKLMRSLDLENVAINILPEGLGTLLNLRYLNLRGTQVQKLPKSIGKLRNLESLDITNTKVKELPSEVAELQNLYHLIMWSKGIANNLGDFLYLNGLQVPFKISKLKKLQVLYYIEAKGDIIRQLGSMTQLRRMGISNLREADEHDLCSSILNLKLIRTLRLYVNNEAEFLRMDALETPPPQLQKLGLHGKLERVPHWFCSLQNLTSLGLLGSSLEEDQLPHVAALPNLGRVTLINSFVGENLHFYSGFAKLKELYLFKFRQLKGIIIEKGAMPDIQKLWIDSCFALDAVPRVATTSFCTFIHISVVSNGVASVHNCISFLRVRLKVHGSETYSTDYRRRHHYAVRKASWQER, encoded by the coding sequence ATGGCCTCAGTTGCAGTTGATCATGTGATTGGCACAATAATGTCTGCTCTTCAAGAGGAAGCAACATTGTTAGTAGGTATCAAAGATGAACTTGAGGAAATCAGCAAAGAACTTGTAAGCATGAGATCTTTTCTACAAGATGCTGAGAGAAACAAAGTCATGTCAAAAGGAGAGGAGACATGGGTTGCAGAGGTGAGGGACACTGCACACCAAATAGAAGACCTCATTGATGAGTACATGTATTACATGTATCGGAAACAATATTCAACAGTCGCCCATCGAATTTTTCTTACTCCAAAATCTCTTTTGGAGAAGCGTAGGATTGCCTCTAAGCTACAACAGATCAATAAAAACATCATAGGGATGGATGAGAGGAGAAAAAGATTTGGAAATGATCATGTAGAAGGTTCCAATGCTCACTGCGATTTGACATTATACCCAAGGGATTCAGCGGTTTTTATGAAAGAAGATGATGTTGTAGGGTTTGTAGATGAAAGCCGATTGTTGAAAACATGGTTAATAGATGGCGAAAAGCATTTAACTCTCATTTCAGTGGTTGGAATGGGAGGATCTGGTAAGACAACTCTAGTTGCCAAGACCTGCAACAATGAAACTGCAAAGTCCTATTTTGATTGCTATGCGTGGGTTACTGTCTCTCAGACATATGCGAGAGATGATTTACTCAGGAAGTTAATCAAAGAATGCCATGAATCAGGGAAGGCACGAGTTCCTAATGATTTGGGTACAAAGGACTTCAAAGACCTCGTAGAATATCTTATTGGTTATTTGAAGCATAAAAAATACCTAGTTATCTTGGATGATGTGTGGGATATAAGCTTATGGGAGAACATAAAGGCATCACTTCCAAATAATGAGTTTGGAAGTCGGATTATATTTACAACTCGAAATGAAGATGTGGGATCTTTTTCTTCCAATGTTAGAAGTCACATGCTTACTATTAAACCGCTGAAGAATGAAGAAGCATGGGATCTTTTTTGCAAGAAAGCATTTTTCAGCAATCCTGATAAATCTTGTCCAGAAGAACTTAAACCTCTAGCATTAGAACTGGTGGGAAAATGTGATGGACTACCTCTTGCAATTGTGGCTTTAGGTGGTGTCATGTCTTCCAAAAAGTCAACAAGTGAGTGGAGTAGTGTTTGGGACAACTTGAATTGGCAACTGAACAGTAATCCAAGGCTAGAAATAGTCAAGAGCATTTTGCTACTTAGTTTCAATTACTTGCCATCTCCATTAAAGTATTGTTTCTTGTATTGTTGCCTCTTCCCAGAAGACTATAAAATTCGACGACAAAGGCTCATTAGACTATGGATAGCGGAAGGATTTATTCAGAATGTTGACAGGACTACACCAAATGAAGTTGCAGAAAGTTATTTCATGGAACTCACACTTCGGAGCATGCTTCAAGTTGGAAGCAGAAATGCATGTGGGAGACCAAGAGCTTGCCAGATGCATGATCTTTTGCGTGAAATTGGTATATCAATGTTGGAGAGAGAGAAGTTTGGTGTAGTATATGATggaaaaataaagattaaagaaTGCCAACTTCATCAAGCTCGTCGCTTGTCTATTCAAACAACTAATGGAGACCTTCAGTCATATGGCAATATGAGACGTCTTCGTTCACTACTTGTATTTGTGGATAGTTCTGTGTCTTTCTCGAGCACATCGTTGCCAAATTTGAAGTTAATGAGGTCTTTAGATTTGGAAAATGTCGCGATTAATATCTTACCAGAAGGATTGGGGACTCTATTGAACTTAAGGTACTTGAACTTGAGAGGAACCCAGGTGCAAAAGCTTCCCAAATCTATTGGAAAACTGAGAAACCTTGAGAGTTTAGACATCACGAATACAAAAGTAAAAGAACTTCCGAGTGAAGTAGCTGAGTTACAGAACTTGTATCATCTGATTATGTGGAGCAAGGGGATTGCAAATAACTTGGGAGATTTTTTGTATCTCAATGGACTGCAAGTACCATTTAAAATTAGCAAATTGAAGAAATTGCAAGTCTTGTATTATATTGAAGCCAAAGGTGACATAATAAGACAACTTGGGAGTATGACCCAACTGAGGAGAATGGGCATTTCAAATTTGAGAGAAGCGGATGAGCATGACTTGTGCTCTTCAATCCTGAACTTGAAACTAATACGCACCTTGCGTCTCTATGTGAATAATGAAGCAGAGTTCCTTCGAATGGATGCACTGGAAACACCCCCACCCCAACTTCAAAAGCTTGGTTTGCATGGGAAACTAGAAAGGGTGCCACATTGGTTTTGCTCGCTTCAAAACCTAACATCATTAGGATTGCTTGGGTCTAGCTTGGAGGAAGATCAACTCCCTCATGTTGCAGCGCTACCCAATTTGGGACGCGTTACTCTAATTAATTCCTTCGTCGGAGAAAATCTACATTTCTACAGTGGATTTGCTAAGCTTAAAGAGTTATACTTGTTTAAGTTCCGTCAACTGAAAGGAATTATTATAGAGAAGGGGGCTATGCCAGATATCCAGAAATTGTGGATTGATTCCTGCTTTGCGTTGGATGCAGTGCCTCGAG
- the LOC110606368 gene encoding disease resistance protein RPM1 isoform X3, with protein sequence MASVAVDHVIGTIMSALQEEATLLVGIKDELEEISKELVSMRSFLQDAERNKVMSKGEETWVAEVRDTAHQIEDLIDEYMYYMYRKQYSTVAHRIFLTPKSLLEKRRIASKLQQINKNIIGMDERRKRFGNDHVEGSNAHCDLTLYPRDSAVFMKEDDVVGFVDESRLLKTWLIDGEKHLTLISVVGMGGSGKTTLVAKTCNNETAKSYFDCYAWVTVSQTYARDDLLRKLIKECHESGKARVPNDLGTKDFKDLVEYLIGYLKHKKYLVILDDVWDISLWENIKASLPNNEFGSRIIFTTRNEDVGSFSSNVRSHMLTIKPLKNEEAWDLFCKKAFFSNPDKSCPEELKPLALELVGKCDGLPLAIVALGGVMSSKKSTSEWSSVWDNLNWQLNSNPRLEIVKSILLLSFNYLPSPLKYCFLYCCLFPEDYKIRRQRLIRLWIAEGFIQNVDRTTPNEVAESYFMELTLRSMLQVGSRNACGRPRACQMHDLLREIGISMLEREKFGVVYDGKIKIKECQLHQARRLSIQTTNGDLQSYGNMRRLRSLLVFVDSSVSFSSTSLPNLKLMRSLDLENVAINILPEGLGTLLNLRYLNLRGTQVQKLPKSIGKLRNLESLDITNTKVKELPSEVAELQNLYHLIMWSKGIANNLGDFLYLNGLQVPFKISKLKKLQVLYYIEAKGDIIRQLGSMTQLRRMGISNLREADEHDLCSSILNLKLIRTLRLYVNNEAEFLRMDALETPPPQLQKLGLHGKLERVPHWFCSLQNLTSLGLLGSSLEEDQLPHVAALPNLGRVTLINSFVGENLHFYSGFAKLKELYLFKFRQLKGIIIEKGAMPDIQKLWIDSCFALDAVPRGIEFLTNLQTMWLTNFSSSLIDMKSIDRSKLQHIPNVNIIDTIGRVLFLNSDSSGGNGSRDGESFVLSQYLQVCHFFK encoded by the exons ATGGCCTCAGTTGCAGTTGATCATGTGATTGGCACAATAATGTCTGCTCTTCAAGAGGAAGCAACATTGTTAGTAGGTATCAAAGATGAACTTGAGGAAATCAGCAAAGAACTTGTAAGCATGAGATCTTTTCTACAAGATGCTGAGAGAAACAAAGTCATGTCAAAAGGAGAGGAGACATGGGTTGCAGAGGTGAGGGACACTGCACACCAAATAGAAGACCTCATTGATGAGTACATGTATTACATGTATCGGAAACAATATTCAACAGTCGCCCATCGAATTTTTCTTACTCCAAAATCTCTTTTGGAGAAGCGTAGGATTGCCTCTAAGCTACAACAGATCAATAAAAACATCATAGGGATGGATGAGAGGAGAAAAAGATTTGGAAATGATCATGTAGAAGGTTCCAATGCTCACTGCGATTTGACATTATACCCAAGGGATTCAGCGGTTTTTATGAAAGAAGATGATGTTGTAGGGTTTGTAGATGAAAGCCGATTGTTGAAAACATGGTTAATAGATGGCGAAAAGCATTTAACTCTCATTTCAGTGGTTGGAATGGGAGGATCTGGTAAGACAACTCTAGTTGCCAAGACCTGCAACAATGAAACTGCAAAGTCCTATTTTGATTGCTATGCGTGGGTTACTGTCTCTCAGACATATGCGAGAGATGATTTACTCAGGAAGTTAATCAAAGAATGCCATGAATCAGGGAAGGCACGAGTTCCTAATGATTTGGGTACAAAGGACTTCAAAGACCTCGTAGAATATCTTATTGGTTATTTGAAGCATAAAAAATACCTAGTTATCTTGGATGATGTGTGGGATATAAGCTTATGGGAGAACATAAAGGCATCACTTCCAAATAATGAGTTTGGAAGTCGGATTATATTTACAACTCGAAATGAAGATGTGGGATCTTTTTCTTCCAATGTTAGAAGTCACATGCTTACTATTAAACCGCTGAAGAATGAAGAAGCATGGGATCTTTTTTGCAAGAAAGCATTTTTCAGCAATCCTGATAAATCTTGTCCAGAAGAACTTAAACCTCTAGCATTAGAACTGGTGGGAAAATGTGATGGACTACCTCTTGCAATTGTGGCTTTAGGTGGTGTCATGTCTTCCAAAAAGTCAACAAGTGAGTGGAGTAGTGTTTGGGACAACTTGAATTGGCAACTGAACAGTAATCCAAGGCTAGAAATAGTCAAGAGCATTTTGCTACTTAGTTTCAATTACTTGCCATCTCCATTAAAGTATTGTTTCTTGTATTGTTGCCTCTTCCCAGAAGACTATAAAATTCGACGACAAAGGCTCATTAGACTATGGATAGCGGAAGGATTTATTCAGAATGTTGACAGGACTACACCAAATGAAGTTGCAGAAAGTTATTTCATGGAACTCACACTTCGGAGCATGCTTCAAGTTGGAAGCAGAAATGCATGTGGGAGACCAAGAGCTTGCCAGATGCATGATCTTTTGCGTGAAATTGGTATATCAATGTTGGAGAGAGAGAAGTTTGGTGTAGTATATGATggaaaaataaagattaaagaaTGCCAACTTCATCAAGCTCGTCGCTTGTCTATTCAAACAACTAATGGAGACCTTCAGTCATATGGCAATATGAGACGTCTTCGTTCACTACTTGTATTTGTGGATAGTTCTGTGTCTTTCTCGAGCACATCGTTGCCAAATTTGAAGTTAATGAGGTCTTTAGATTTGGAAAATGTCGCGATTAATATCTTACCAGAAGGATTGGGGACTCTATTGAACTTAAGGTACTTGAACTTGAGAGGAACCCAGGTGCAAAAGCTTCCCAAATCTATTGGAAAACTGAGAAACCTTGAGAGTTTAGACATCACGAATACAAAAGTAAAAGAACTTCCGAGTGAAGTAGCTGAGTTACAGAACTTGTATCATCTGATTATGTGGAGCAAGGGGATTGCAAATAACTTGGGAGATTTTTTGTATCTCAATGGACTGCAAGTACCATTTAAAATTAGCAAATTGAAGAAATTGCAAGTCTTGTATTATATTGAAGCCAAAGGTGACATAATAAGACAACTTGGGAGTATGACCCAACTGAGGAGAATGGGCATTTCAAATTTGAGAGAAGCGGATGAGCATGACTTGTGCTCTTCAATCCTGAACTTGAAACTAATACGCACCTTGCGTCTCTATGTGAATAATGAAGCAGAGTTCCTTCGAATGGATGCACTGGAAACACCCCCACCCCAACTTCAAAAGCTTGGTTTGCATGGGAAACTAGAAAGGGTGCCACATTGGTTTTGCTCGCTTCAAAACCTAACATCATTAGGATTGCTTGGGTCTAGCTTGGAGGAAGATCAACTCCCTCATGTTGCAGCGCTACCCAATTTGGGACGCGTTACTCTAATTAATTCCTTCGTCGGAGAAAATCTACATTTCTACAGTGGATTTGCTAAGCTTAAAGAGTTATACTTGTTTAAGTTCCGTCAACTGAAAGGAATTATTATAGAGAAGGGGGCTATGCCAGATATCCAGAAATTGTGGATTGATTCCTGCTTTGCGTTGGATGCAGTGCCTCGAGGTATCGAATTCCTAACCAATCTTCAAACTATGTGGTTAACAAACTTTTCTTCAAGTCTTATAGATATGAAAAGTATAGATCGTTCAAAGTTGCAGCACATCCCAAATGTCAATATCATTGATACTATAG GCCGAGTACTCTTCCTCAACAGTGACAGCAGTGGTGGTAACGGTAGCAGAGATGGAGAATCCTTTGTTTTATCACAATACCTTCAAGTATGTCacttttttaaatga